One stretch of Procambarus clarkii isolate CNS0578487 unplaced genomic scaffold, FALCON_Pclarkii_2.0 HiC_scaffold_95, whole genome shotgun sequence DNA includes these proteins:
- the LOC138360098 gene encoding ring-infected erythrocyte surface antigen-like produces MSIVYICRLCFSDNVKKHNTDNQEEHYTDNQEERSINIQEKHSTDNQEERTDNQEEHSTDNQEEHSTDNQEEHSTDNQEEHSTDNQEEHSADNQQEHSTDNQVEHSTDNQEEHSTDNQKEHSTDNQEEHSTDNQEEHSADNQEEHSADNQEEHSADNQEEHSVDNQEEHSADNQEEHSADNQQEHSTDNQEEHSADNQQEHSADNQ; encoded by the exons ATGTCTATTGTCTATATCTGTCGTCTGtgtttctcagataacgtaaagaaacacaacacagataaccaagaggaacactacacagataaccaagaggaacgcagCATAAATATCCAAgagaaacacagcacagataaccaagaggaacg cacagataaccaagaggaacacagcacagataaccaagaggaacacagcacagataaccaagaggaacacagtacAGATAACCAGGAGGAACACAGTACAGATAACCAGGAGGAACACAGTGCAGATAACCaacaggaacacagcacagataaccaagtggaacacagcacagataaccaagaggaacacagcacagataaccaaaaggaacacagcacagataaccaagaggaacacagtacAGATAACCAGGAGGAACACAgtgcagataaccaagaggaacacagtgcagataaccaagaggaacacagtgcagataaccaagaggaacacagtgtagataaccaagaggaacacagcgcagataaccaagaggaacacagtgcAGATAATCaacaggaacacagcacagataaccaagaggaacacagcgcaGATAACCAACAGGAACACAGTGCAGATAACCAATAG